The Agromyces sp. G08B096 DNA window CGGAAACTCGAGAACACGTTCGTCATCCCAGAGGGCGCCGCCCTCCCCGACGCGCTGCAGCTGATCTCGGAGGGCACCGGGGTGCCGCTCGATCAGCTGCAGGCGGCGGCCGCCGAGCCGCCGGCGAACTACGGGCTGCCGCCGGAGGCGACCACGCTGGAGGGGTTCCTCTTCCCGGCGACGTACACGCTCGACCCCGGTCTCGACGCGCACGCGATCCTGCAGACGCTCGTGAACCGCCAGTTCGAGGCGCTCGACGCCGCCGGCGTGCCGGCCGACCAGCGGTGGAAGACGATCGTGCTCGCCTCGATCGTGCAGCGCGAGGCCGGCTCCGACGAGAACGACTTCCCGAAGGTCGCGCGGGTGTTCCAGAACCGGCTCGACCAGGGCATCAACCTCGAGTCGGATGCCACGGTCGCCTACGGCACCGGCAACACCCACACGGTCTGGACGACCGATGCCGAGCGCGCCGACGCGAGCAACCGCTACAACACCTACGCGAACCCCGGCCTGCCGATCGGTCCCATCGGCAACCCGGGCGACGTCGCCATCAACGCCGCCATCCACCCCGCCGACGGGTCATGGCTGTTCTTCGTGCCGGTGAACCTGGCGACGGGTGAGACCGTCTTCAGCACCACGGTCGAGGAGCACGAGGCGGCGGTCGCGCGGCTGCAGGAATGGTGTCAGGCGAGCGACGAGAACGCGTCCTACTGTGAGTGACGTCTCGGCCGCGGTCGACGCCGCGCGTCGCGGCGTACGCCGGCTCGCGGTGCTGGGCTCCCCGATCTCGCATTCCAAGAGCCCGGCGCTGCACGCGGCCGCCTACCGCGTGCTCGGCCTCGACTGGGAGTACCGGGCGATCGAGATGGACGGCGCCGGGCTGCCGGCGTTCATGGACGGGCTCGACGCGTCATGGCGCGGCCTGTCGCTCACGATGCCGCTGAAGCACGACGTGGTGCCCCTCCTCGGGTGGCGGGACCGCGTGGCCGAGGTCACCGGCGCCGTGAACACGGTGCTCTTCGCGGACGGCGGCCGCCGGCTGGGCTTCAACACCGACGTGGGCGGTATCGTCGGCGCCTTGCGCGAGGCCGACGCGGGCGACGTGGGTCGGGCGATGATCATCGGTGCCGGCGCGACGGCGGCGTCCGCGCTCGCGGCGCTCGCGGAACTCGGGGCGCACCGCGTCGACGTCGCGGTCCGCACGCCGGACAAGGCGGCCGCTCTCGGCGCGTTCGGCGACCGGCTCGGCGTCGAGGTGCGCATCGCCCCCGACGGCCTCGACCTGCTCGGTCGCGCCGGCGACGCCGACCTCGTGGTGAGCACGCTCCCGGGCGGCACGGTGCTGCCCGTCGAGGCATCCGAGGTGCTCCGCCGCAGCTCGACGCTCTTCGACGTCGCCTACTCTCCGTGGCCGTCGCGGCTCGCGGCGTCGTGGCAGGTGGCAGGAGGCCGCGTCGTCCCGGGTATCGGGATGCTCCTGCATCAGGCCGTGCTCCAGGTGCGCATCTTCGTCGGCGGCGACCCCGCGACGCCCCTGCCCGACGAGCCCGCCGTCATCGACGCGATGCGGCGGGCGCTGGCCTGACGCCGCGTCGCACGGGGGAACACCCGAGCCCCGTCACACGGCGCGGCCGCCCGTTCCGCCTGTGGAAGGATGGGGGAATGCTCCGTTGGCTCACTGCCGGAGAATCCCACGGCCCTGAGCTCGTGGCGATCATCGAGGGTCTCCCCGCCGGCATCCCCATCACGCTCGACCAGGTTCGCGCCGATCTCGCGCGCCGCAAGCTCGGCTACGGCCGGGGTGCGCGCATGAAGTTCGAGCAGGACGAGCTGGCGATCTCGGGCGGTGTGCGGCACGGCCTCACCCTGGGCAGCCCGGTCGCCCTGCGCGTCGGCAACACCGAGTGGCCGAAGTGGCAGGAGGTCATGAGCCCAGAGCCCGTCGACGCCGACCGGCTCGGCCGTGGCCGAGGCGCGCCGCTCACGCGGCCCCGGCCCGGGCACGCCGACCTCGTCGGCATGCAGAAGTACGGGTTCGACGAGGCCCGTCCGGTGCTCGAGCGTGCGAGCGCCCGCGAGACGGCCGCCCGGGTCGCGCTCGGTGCGGTCGCGAAGGCATTCCTCGGCGAGCTCGGCATCCGGCTCGTGTCGCACACCCTTGCCATCGGCCCCGTCGGGGTGCCCGAGGGCGCTGTGCTCCCGCTGCCGGACGACGTCGACCGGCTCGACGCCGATCCGCTGCGCTGCTTCGACCCCGAGACGTCGGCCCGCATGGTCGCCGAGGTCGACGACGCCCACAAGGCCGGCGACACGCTGGGCGGCGTCGTCGAGGTGCTCGCGTACGGACTGCCGCCGGGGCTCGGCTCGCACGTGCACTGGGACCGCCGGCTCGACGCGCAGCTCGCGGCGGCCCTCATGGGCATCCAGGCCATCAAGGGCGTGGAGGTCGGCGACGGCTTCCTCACCACCACGCGACGCGGTTCGGCCGCCCACGACGAGCTGCACATGGCCGACGGCCGCATCGTGCGGGCGACCGACCGGGCCGGCGGCACGGAGGGCGGCATGTCGACGGGCACGGTGCTCCGCGTGCGGGCCGGCATGAAGCCGATCGCGACGGTGCCGCACGCGCTGCCGACCGTGGACGTGGCGACGGGCGAGCCGGCCGCGGCCCACCACCAGCGCTCGGACGTCTGCGCCGTGCCGGCGGCCGGCGTGGTCGCCGAGGCGATGGTCGCGCTCACGCTCGCGAACGCGGTGCTGGAGAAGTTCGGCGGGGACTCGGTCGCCGAGACCCGGCGCAACCTCGAGGGCTACCTCGCCGCCATCCCCGACGCGCTCGAGACGGCGGGCGCCGACGCCCGTGCCTGAGCGCGGCGAACCGGTGCGCATCGCCCTGCCGGTGGTGCTGATCGGGCCGATGGGCGCCGGCAAGTCGCGGGTGGGCCACCGGCTCGCCGGGGCGCTCGGCGCGCCGTTCGTGGACACCGACCAGCGCATCGTCGAACGGTACGGCCCCATCGACGAGATCTTCGCCCGCGAGGGCGAAGCGTACTTCCGCGTCATCGAACGCGAGGTCGTCGCCGAGGCGCTCCGCGAGGAGGCCGTGGTGGCGCTCGGCGGCGGCGCGGTGCTGCACCTCGAGACGCAGGCCGACCTCGAGTCGCTGCCCGTCGTGCTGCTGCGCGTCGACGAGCAGGCCGTCGCGCCGAGGCTCGCGGGCGGGAACCGGCCGCTCCTCGCGCAGGGCGGGCTCGACCGCTGGCGGGACATCCTCGCCGAGCGCCTGCCCGTCTACGAGGCGCTCGCCGACATCGACCTCGACACCTCGCGCCGCCCGGTCGCGCGGATCGTCGCCGAGATCACCGGGCGACTGGGAGAGTCGGCATGACCAGCGACGAGCTCGGCGGCACCGAGGAGCGAGACGCGGACCGCACCGCCATCCGCGTGGGCGGCGACGACGGCTACGACGTCGTGATCGGACGGGGGGTGCTCGGCGAACTGGGCGACGCGCTCGGACCGGCCGTGCGGAAGGTCCTCGTGATCCACCCCGCGACGCTCGGCGCCCGGGCGAACGACCTCCGCGACGCGCTGCAGGACCGCTTCGAGGTGCTGCTCGCCGAGATCCCGGACGCGGAGGCGGGCAAGCGCGTCGAGGTCGCCGCATTCTGCTGGCAGATCCTCGGTCAGGCCGACTTCACCCGCAGCGACGCGATCGTCGGCCTCGGCGGGGGAGCGGCGACCGACGTCGCGGGCTTCGTCGCCGGAACCTGGCTCCGCGGCGTGCGCGTCGTGCAGGTGCCGACGACGGTGCTCGGCATGGTGGACGCCGCCGTCGGCGGCAAGACCGGCATCAACACGAACGAGGGCAAGAACCTCGTCGGCGTCTTCCACGCGCCCGCGGCCGTGCTGTGCGACCTCGACCTGCTCGGCACGCTGCCGCGGAACGAGATCCTCGCCGGCTTCGCGGAGATCGCGAAGGCGGGGTTCATCCGCTACCCGGAGATCCTCGACGTGATCGAGGCCGATCCCGACCGGGCGACCGATCCGACGACGGCCGAGTTCCGCCGCGTCGTCGAGCTCGCGATCCAGATGAAGGCCGACGTCGTCTCCGAGGACTTCACCGAGGCCGGCCTCCGCGAGATCCTGAACTACGGCCACACGCTCGGGCACGCCATCGAGCACGCCGAACGCTACCAGTGGCGCCACGGCGCGGCCGTCGCCGTCGGCATGGCGTTCGCCGCGGAGCTCGCGCGCCTGTCGGGCCGCCTCTCCGACGAGGTCGCCGACCGCCACCGGCGCGTGCTCGACCTGCTCAGCCTGCCGACCAGCTACCCGGCGGGCCGCTGGAACACCCTGCTCGCGACCATGCAGCGCGACAAGAAGGCCCGCGGCGGACAGCTGCGCTTCATCGTCCTCGACGACCTCGCCAAGCCGACCGTCATGCAGGCGCCCGACCAGTCGCTGCTGTTCGCGGCGTACCAGGAGATCGCGTCGTGAGTCCCGCGTCGCCGAACCGAGCCGGATGCCCCGCCGCTAGGCTCGTCGCGTGAGCTGGAGCATCCTCGTCCTGAACGGACCGAACCTCGGCCGGCTCGGCTCGCGCGAGCCGGAGATCTACGGCAGTCAGACCCTGGCGGACATCGGCGCCGAGCTCGAGGCGGCGCTGCCGGACGAGGTCTCGATCGAGCTGCGCCAGACCGACGACGAGGGCGAGCTCGTCGGCTGGCTGCACGAGGCGGTCGACCGGGGCACGCCGGTCGTGCTGAACCCGGCCGCGTTCACGCACTACAGCTACGCGCTCCGCGACGCCGCGGCACTGCTGAAACAGGCCGGCGTCCCGCTGGTCGAGGTGCACCTCTCCAACCCGCACGCGCGGGAGGCCTTCCGCCACACGAGCGTCATCTCGGGCGTGGCATCCGGGGTCATCGCGGGATTCGGGACCGAGAGCTACCGGCTGGCGATCGACTGGCTCCTGCGCACTCGCAGCTGAGTCGACTACACTCGATCAGTCGCACGCCGCTCGGCGCGCCCGCAGACGGCTCATCAGCACCCCTCAACGATCGGAACACCTCTCCATGGCATCGACCGCAGACATCAAGAACGGCGTCGTCCTCAGCATCGACGGCCAGCTCTGGAGCGTGATCGAGTTCCAGCACGTCAAGCCGGGCAAGGGCGGCGCCTTCGTGCGCACGAAGCTCAAGAACGTCGTCACCGGCAAGGTGGTCGACCGCACGTACAACGCCGGCGCCAAGGTCGACATCGAGAACGTCGACCGCCGCGACTTCACCTATCTGTACAACGACGGCGACGGCTTCGTGTTCATGGACACGACCGACTACGACCAGATCACCGTTCCCGCGGCGACCGTCGGCGACGCCGCGAACTTCATGCTCGAGAACCAGCCCGTCACGATCGCGCTGAACAACGGCAACCCGCTCTACATCGACCTTCCCGCCTCGGTCGTGCTCGAGATCACGTACACCGAGCCGGGCCTCCAGGGCGACCGGTCCACGGGCGGCACGAAGCCCGCGACCGTCGAGACCGGCTACGAGATCCAGGTGCCGCTGTTCCTCGAGACGGGCACGAAGGTCAAGGTCGACACCCGGACGGGCGACTACCTCGGCCGCGTGAACGACTAGTGAGCGCGCGTACGAAGGCGCGCAAGCGCGCCCTCGACCTGCTCTACGCGGCCGACATGCGGCAGGTGCCGGTCGAGCAGCTGCTCGTCGTCGAGGCCGAGCGCGCCGTCAACGAGCCCGAGCGCCAGGCGTCGTGGCTCTACGCCCGCGAGATCGTCGACGGCATCGTCGACCACCGCGAGGAGATCGACGAGCTCATCCAGACCCATTCGCGGGGCTGGACGCTCGAGCGCATGCCCGCGGTCGACCGCGCGCTGCTGCGCATCGGCGTGTGGGAGATCCTCTACAACGACCAGGTCCCCGACCCGGTCGCGATCTCGGAGGCCGTCGAGGCCGCGACCGTGCTCTCGACCGACGATTCGGCCGGCTTCGTGAACGGGCTGCTCGCGGCCGTGTCGCACGGCAAGGGCTGAGCCGCTCGACGACGCGTCCGCTGCGCGGGCCGGCGCCTCGGCGCACGGCCTGTTCCGCCAGCACGGAGTCGGCGCTCCGGGCGAGCACGGACCCGCGTTCAGCGGTGCTCCGGGCGACCCCGAGGGACGGGATCGATGGGATGGGATGGCTGCCGCATCCGGCTGCCACTCCCGATGACGCTCTCGAAAGGAGCATCCCCATGTCCACCACCGCCCTCGGCACCGGACGCGTCTCCACCGCGCCCGGCCTCGATACGGTCCTCGACCGTGCCAACCAGGCCCAGGCCGTCCTCCAGCGCTTCCTCGCCCGCACGGCGACGCCGGCGCTGCGCATCGCGCTCGGCCTGGTCTTCCTCGTCTTCGGCGCGCTGAAGTTCCTGCCGGGCGCGAGCCCGGTCGAGTCGCTCGTGACCCGCACCTGGAACGCGCTGTCGTTCGGCCTCGTCGACGGCGCCGCGGCGATGGCGCTCACCGCCGGGCTCGAGGTCTTCGTCGGTCTCACCTTCGTCACCGGTCTGCTGCTGCGGGTCGGGCTGCTGGCCCTCGCGGCGACGTTCGTCGGCATCTTCTCGCCGCTGGTGTTCTTCGCGGGCGACCTGTTCGTCGCAGCCGGGCCCACGCTCACGGCCCAGTACATCCTGAAGGACGTCGTGCTCGTGGCGGGCGCCATGGTGGTCGCGGCCGCGGCGCTGAAGAAGCCCATCGGCCGCCGGTGACGACGACCGACCGGCCCCCGACACGGACGGCCCTCGCCCCCACGGGCGGGGGCCGTCCGTCGTCGCTGGTAGGATCGGACGGACAACGACCACCTTTAAGGCCGTCCCGTGAGGCGGAGAAGGGAGTCGGCCTGTGGCACGCGCCGTGCTCAGCGAAGCTGACATCCAGCGGGCATCGACCCGCATCTCGCACGAGATCCTCGAGTCCAATCGAGGAGCATCCGATCTCGTCATCCTCGGCATCCCGACCCGTGGCGTGATCCTCGCCCGGCGGATCGCCGAGACCATCGCCCGCATCGAGCCGGGCGCTCCGCGCCCCGCCGAGCTCGCGGGCTCGCTCGACGTCACGATGTACCGAGACGATCTCGCCCGCACGCGGACGAGGACCCCCGCGCCGACCGAGCTGCCGCCGGGCGGCATCGACGGCAAGGTCGTCGTGCTCGTCGACGACGTGCTCTACTCCGGGCGGACCATCCGGGCCGCGCTCGACGCGCTCTCCGACCTCGGGCGTGCCCGCGCCGTGCGCCTCGCGGTGCTCGTCGACCGGGGGCACCGCGAGTTCCCGATCCGCGCCGACTTCGTCGGGAAGAACCTGCCGAGCTCGGCGCGCGAGCGGATCAACGTCCGCCTCGCCGAGATCGACGGCGAGGACGTCGTGACGATCGAGGGAGGCGACGAGTGAGGCACCTGCTCGGCACCCGCGGACTCGCGCGCGAAGAGGCCGTCGAGCTGCTCGACGTCGCCGAGGACATGGCGGCGGTGCAGGAGCGCGAGGTCAAGAAGCTGCCGACCCTGCGGGGCAAGACGGTCGTGAACCTCTTCTTCGAGGACTCCACCCGGACCCGTATCTCGTTCGAGGCCGCGGCGAAGCGCCTGTCGGCCGACGTCATCAACTTCAGCGCCAAGGGGTCCAGCGTCTCCAAGGGGGAGAGCCTCAAGGACACCGCGCAGACCCTGCAGGCGATGGGCGCCGACGGCGTCGTCATCCGTCACCCCTCGTCGGGTGCACCGCAGGTGCTCGCGACCAGCGGCTGGATCGACGCCGGCGTGGTGAATGCGGGCGACGGCACGCACGAGCATCCCACCCAGGCGCTGCTCGACGCGTTCACGATGCGCCGGCGCCTGCACGGCAGCGGCTCCAGGGGCAGAGGGCTCGACGGCGTCCGCGTCGTCATCGTCGGCGACATCCTGCACTCCCGCGTCGCGCGCTCGAACGTGTGGCTGCTCACGGCGCTGGGCGCCGAGGTCACGCTCGTCGCGCCTCCCACGCTGCTGCCGGTCGACACCAGCGGCTGGCCGGCCCGTATCGGCTACGACCTGGATGCCGCGCTCGCGGACGGCCCCGACGTGGTCATGATGCTGCGCGTGCAGGCCGAACGCATGCACGCGGCGTTCTTCCCGAACAGCCGGGAGTATTCCCGCACCTGGGGGCTCGACGACGACCGGTTCGACCGGCTTCCCCCGACTACGATGGTCATGCATCCGGGCCCGATGAACCGTGGGCTCGAGATCGCCGCCCGCGCCGCCGACTCCCCGCAGTCGACGGTGCGCGAGCAGGTCGCGAACGGAGTATCAGTGAGAATGGCTGCCCTCTACCTGCTGCTGTCCGGAGAGCGGGGCGACGCATGAGCGGCCGCATCCTGATCCGGGGTGCCGCCCTGCCCACGGGAGAGCGTGCCGACCTGCTGATCGACGGCGACGTCATCGCCGAGGTCGGACGCCTGGGCGACGTCTCCGGCGCCGAGGTCGTCGACGCCGACGGGCTCCTCGCCCTGCCAGGCCTCGTCGACCTGCACACCCACCTCCGCGAGCCCGGCTACGAGCAGAGCGAGACCGTGCTGACCGGCACGAGGGCCGCCGCGGCGGGCGGCTACACCGCCGTCTTCGCCATGGCGAACACCTTCCCGGTCGCCGACACCGCCGGCGTCGTCGAGCAGGAGCAGCGGCTCGGCCGCGCCGCGGGCTACGCGACGGTGCAGCCGATCGGCGCGGTCACGGTCGGGCTTCGCGGCGAGCAGCTCGCCGAGCTCGGCGCGATGGCCAGGTCGCAGGCGAACGTGCGCGTCTTCTCCGACGACGGCTTCTGCGTCGCCGACCCTCAGCTCATGCGCCGCGCGCTCGAGTACGTGAAGGCGTTCGACGGCGTCATCGCGCAGCACGCGCAGGAGCCGCGGCTCACCGTCGGCGCGCAGATGAACGAGGGCGCGCTGTCGAGCGAATTGGGGCTCGCCGGATGGCCCGCCGTCGCCGAGGAGTCGATCATCGCGCGCGACGTCCTGCTCGCCGAGCACGTCGGCTCGCGCCTGCACATCTGCCACCTCTCCACGGCGGGCTCGGTGGAGGTGGTCCGCTGGGCCAAGGCCAGGGGCATCGACGTCACGGCCGAGGTGACCCCGCACCACCTGCTGCTCACCGAGGAGCTCGTCGCGACGTACGACGCGCGTTTCAAGGTCAACCCGCCGCTCCGCCGGGCGGAGGACGTCGAGGCGCTCCGCGCGGCGCTCGCCGACGGCACCATCGACATCGTCGCCACCGACCACGCACCGCATCCGGTCGAGGCGAAGGAGTGCGAGTGGGATGCCGCGGCCAACGGCATGGTGGGCCTGGAGTCCGCCCTCTCGGTCGTGCATCAGACGATGGTGGAGACCGGGCTGCTCGACTGGTCGGGCGTCGCCCGCGTCATGTCGGAGACGCCCGCTCGCATCGGCCGACTCGCGGGCCAGGGAGCCGCGCTCGCGGTCGGGGCACCCGCCGAGGTCACCCTCTACGACCCGGAGGCGGTGGGCGTCTTCGACGCGTCGTGGCTCGCCGGCCGGAGCGGCAACTCGCCCTACCTCGGGCGCACCCTGCCCGGCCGCGTGGTGGCCACGATCCACGCCGGCTACGCGACCGTGCTCGACGGCGCGGTGCGCGACGAGACGGAGATCGCCGCGCTCGCGGCATCCCGATCGGAGGGCTCGCATGGCTGAGCTCATCGGCGTCCTCGTCGCCGTCGCGATCGTCGGCGGCGCCGGATTCCTCATGTGGCGTTCGTGGCGGCGCCGCACGCGACGCGACGCGGTCATGACGGCGTACCCGGTGCCCGAGCGACTCGGCGGCGCGGTCGTCGACGCCGAGATGCTCTACGTGGCCACGACCCCGGTCGGCCGGCCCCTCGAGCGCCTCGCCGTGCAGGGGCTCGCGTTCCGCGGCGCCGGCCATGTCGAGGTCCACCCCGAGGGCGTGATCCTCCGCATTGCAGGCGAGCAGCCGAGCTTCGTCCCGGCCGACCGCCTGGTGGGGGCGGGCACCGCGACGTTCGCCATCGACCGCGGCGTGGAGCCCGACGGGCTCGTCGCCATCACCTGGATCGTCGACGAGGAGGAGCCCGCCGAGCCTCCGACCCACGTCGACAGCTATCTCCGCGCCCGGTACCCGGGCGACGCGGGCCGCATCATCGCGGCCGTCACCGACATCGCCGCAGCGCACATCACGCTGCGGCCAGACGCAGGAAGCGAGACCGAAGCATGAGCGAGTCGACGCCCTTCACGGGCGAACCGGCCGTGCTCGTCCTCGAGGACGGCACCAGGTACGAGGGACGGGCCTACGGCGCCGTCGGACGCACGCTGGGCGAAGCCGTCTTCGCCACGGGGATGACCGGCTACCAGGAGACCCTG harbors:
- a CDS encoding dihydroorotase, which translates into the protein MSGRILIRGAALPTGERADLLIDGDVIAEVGRLGDVSGAEVVDADGLLALPGLVDLHTHLREPGYEQSETVLTGTRAAAAGGYTAVFAMANTFPVADTAGVVEQEQRLGRAAGYATVQPIGAVTVGLRGEQLAELGAMARSQANVRVFSDDGFCVADPQLMRRALEYVKAFDGVIAQHAQEPRLTVGAQMNEGALSSELGLAGWPAVAEESIIARDVLLAEHVGSRLHICHLSTAGSVEVVRWAKARGIDVTAEVTPHHLLLTEELVATYDARFKVNPPLRRAEDVEALRAALADGTIDIVATDHAPHPVEAKECEWDAAANGMVGLESALSVVHQTMVETGLLDWSGVARVMSETPARIGRLAGQGAALAVGAPAEVTLYDPEAVGVFDASWLAGRSGNSPYLGRTLPGRVVATIHAGYATVLDGAVRDETEIAALAASRSEGSHG
- the pyrR gene encoding bifunctional pyr operon transcriptional regulator/uracil phosphoribosyltransferase PyrR, whose translation is MARAVLSEADIQRASTRISHEILESNRGASDLVILGIPTRGVILARRIAETIARIEPGAPRPAELAGSLDVTMYRDDLARTRTRTPAPTELPPGGIDGKVVVLVDDVLYSGRTIRAALDALSDLGRARAVRLAVLVDRGHREFPIRADFVGKNLPSSARERINVRLAEIDGEDVVTIEGGDE
- the efp gene encoding elongation factor P — translated: MASTADIKNGVVLSIDGQLWSVIEFQHVKPGKGGAFVRTKLKNVVTGKVVDRTYNAGAKVDIENVDRRDFTYLYNDGDGFVFMDTTDYDQITVPAATVGDAANFMLENQPVTIALNNGNPLYIDLPASVVLEITYTEPGLQGDRSTGGTKPATVETGYEIQVPLFLETGTKVKVDTRTGDYLGRVND
- the mltG gene encoding endolytic transglycosylase MltG, which codes for MTRRELREAEQRRAAEEEAAAASAAGQGVVADATGRVEPPRRAVAPDRDPDEAEPWPAMVPAGAADARSESADDPFAGLGGNSQTGSEHPWQGFHDDPEPSRPSRAERRAAAEAYHVGESDPPKRKRRPWGCLIGLLIVAVLGVGAYVFLQGPITAVIERFQPAPDYEGSGTGEVTFMIHEGDTGSDIAERLAEQDITASYDAFYELLLAETPEPEFQPGAYRLAEQMSAAAALEALMDPSRKLENTFVIPEGAALPDALQLISEGTGVPLDQLQAAAAEPPANYGLPPEATTLEGFLFPATYTLDPGLDAHAILQTLVNRQFEALDAAGVPADQRWKTIVLASIVQREAGSDENDFPKVARVFQNRLDQGINLESDATVAYGTGNTHTVWTTDAERADASNRYNTYANPGLPIGPIGNPGDVAINAAIHPADGSWLFFVPVNLATGETVFSTTVEEHEAAVARLQEWCQASDENASYCE
- a CDS encoding DoxX family membrane protein is translated as MSTTALGTGRVSTAPGLDTVLDRANQAQAVLQRFLARTATPALRIALGLVFLVFGALKFLPGASPVESLVTRTWNALSFGLVDGAAAMALTAGLEVFVGLTFVTGLLLRVGLLALAATFVGIFSPLVFFAGDLFVAAGPTLTAQYILKDVVLVAGAMVVAAAALKKPIGRR
- a CDS encoding shikimate dehydrogenase, encoding MSDVSAAVDAARRGVRRLAVLGSPISHSKSPALHAAAYRVLGLDWEYRAIEMDGAGLPAFMDGLDASWRGLSLTMPLKHDVVPLLGWRDRVAEVTGAVNTVLFADGGRRLGFNTDVGGIVGALREADAGDVGRAMIIGAGATAASALAALAELGAHRVDVAVRTPDKAAALGAFGDRLGVEVRIAPDGLDLLGRAGDADLVVSTLPGGTVLPVEASEVLRRSSTLFDVAYSPWPSRLAASWQVAGGRVVPGIGMLLHQAVLQVRIFVGGDPATPLPDEPAVIDAMRRALA
- the aroQ gene encoding type II 3-dehydroquinate dehydratase; this translates as MSWSILVLNGPNLGRLGSREPEIYGSQTLADIGAELEAALPDEVSIELRQTDDEGELVGWLHEAVDRGTPVVLNPAAFTHYSYALRDAAALLKQAGVPLVEVHLSNPHAREAFRHTSVISGVASGVIAGFGTESYRLAIDWLLRTRS
- the aroB gene encoding 3-dehydroquinate synthase; its protein translation is MTSDELGGTEERDADRTAIRVGGDDGYDVVIGRGVLGELGDALGPAVRKVLVIHPATLGARANDLRDALQDRFEVLLAEIPDAEAGKRVEVAAFCWQILGQADFTRSDAIVGLGGGAATDVAGFVAGTWLRGVRVVQVPTTVLGMVDAAVGGKTGINTNEGKNLVGVFHAPAAVLCDLDLLGTLPRNEILAGFAEIAKAGFIRYPEILDVIEADPDRATDPTTAEFRRVVELAIQMKADVVSEDFTEAGLREILNYGHTLGHAIEHAERYQWRHGAAVAVGMAFAAELARLSGRLSDEVADRHRRVLDLLSLPTSYPAGRWNTLLATMQRDKKARGGQLRFIVLDDLAKPTVMQAPDQSLLFAAYQEIAS
- the nusB gene encoding transcription antitermination factor NusB, coding for MSARTKARKRALDLLYAADMRQVPVEQLLVVEAERAVNEPERQASWLYAREIVDGIVDHREEIDELIQTHSRGWTLERMPAVDRALLRIGVWEILYNDQVPDPVAISEAVEAATVLSTDDSAGFVNGLLAAVSHGKG
- the aroC gene encoding chorismate synthase translates to MLRWLTAGESHGPELVAIIEGLPAGIPITLDQVRADLARRKLGYGRGARMKFEQDELAISGGVRHGLTLGSPVALRVGNTEWPKWQEVMSPEPVDADRLGRGRGAPLTRPRPGHADLVGMQKYGFDEARPVLERASARETAARVALGAVAKAFLGELGIRLVSHTLAIGPVGVPEGAVLPLPDDVDRLDADPLRCFDPETSARMVAEVDDAHKAGDTLGGVVEVLAYGLPPGLGSHVHWDRRLDAQLAAALMGIQAIKGVEVGDGFLTTTRRGSAAHDELHMADGRIVRATDRAGGTEGGMSTGTVLRVRAGMKPIATVPHALPTVDVATGEPAAAHHQRSDVCAVPAAGVVAEAMVALTLANAVLEKFGGDSVAETRRNLEGYLAAIPDALETAGADARA
- a CDS encoding shikimate kinase, with amino-acid sequence MPERGEPVRIALPVVLIGPMGAGKSRVGHRLAGALGAPFVDTDQRIVERYGPIDEIFAREGEAYFRVIEREVVAEALREEAVVALGGGAVLHLETQADLESLPVVLLRVDEQAVAPRLAGGNRPLLAQGGLDRWRDILAERLPVYEALADIDLDTSRRPVARIVAEITGRLGESA
- a CDS encoding aspartate carbamoyltransferase catalytic subunit gives rise to the protein MRHLLGTRGLAREEAVELLDVAEDMAAVQEREVKKLPTLRGKTVVNLFFEDSTRTRISFEAAAKRLSADVINFSAKGSSVSKGESLKDTAQTLQAMGADGVVIRHPSSGAPQVLATSGWIDAGVVNAGDGTHEHPTQALLDAFTMRRRLHGSGSRGRGLDGVRVVIVGDILHSRVARSNVWLLTALGAEVTLVAPPTLLPVDTSGWPARIGYDLDAALADGPDVVMMLRVQAERMHAAFFPNSREYSRTWGLDDDRFDRLPPTTMVMHPGPMNRGLEIAARAADSPQSTVREQVANGVSVRMAALYLLLSGERGDA